The nucleotide sequence agtggttaaactttatcAGCCAAACCCTAGTTAGCACACGGAACTAAGGAAACTTTGCTACTAAACCGTTAGTAAGACCTCatgtggaatatgcagttcagttttgggcaccagttcacaaaaaggatttcgggaactggagaaagtgcgtCTAGTGCGTATTTACGTCTAGAGAAAAAGAGGATTTTATCTTAAAAACAGatatgtgaaaatgtggaatagactagaAATGGTtccggccagctcagtagattgctttaaaaaaaggcctggattattttctggatacacataatataactggatacctatatttataggtaaagttgatctgtgGAATGTCCTATTGTCTCTCGGGGGATCAGCAAGGAatcttttcccctgctgtagcaaattgcagCATGCTTTggtggggtttttcgccttcctctggattaactgtaggtataggattgtgtatatgggattgtatgttgtattgtatgttttttgcttgaactagatggacttgtgatTTTTTTCAGCCTGACCAACTATGTacctgtaactatgtaactatttaaaaATTCTGTGTACTAATATTTGTTTGAATAAAACTGAGAATTGATTAGCTGTTTATATTTAACCAGGGACGTGACAAAACCAATGTGTCTTACAAACTACACTACACTAAAATACTTCATCATAAAGGGTATTACTGATGTTCCTGAGTTACAAGTTACGATGTTCCTCTTGGTGTTAACAATGTACCTTATCACACTTATAGGTAACTTGACCATTCTACTACTGATTTGTCTAGAAAGCCATCTGCACACTCCTATGTACTTCTTCCTGGGAAACTTGTCTATCCTAGACATAACTTCAACCACTATCACACTTCATAAGATACTTGTTATTTTTGTATCTCATAATAGAATTGTATCTTTCATTGTTTGTATGatccaaatgtttattttttcatcattttcTTGCAACAGTTTGTTTGTCCTGACAGCTATGAGTTATGACCGTTATGTGGCCATCTGCAAACCTCTACACTATACCATGGTCATGAGTCGTAAGGTCTGCATCATCTTGGCCTTCGTGTGCTGGGTTCTTGGCTTTTCTCAGATTATTCCTATACTCATCTACTTATCAAGATTTACTTTTTATAAATCAAATGAAATCAACCACTTCTTCTGTGACATTGTGCCCTTAATAAAACTTTCCTGCAATGACACATCATCGCTAGAACTCTACATTTTAATCAATGGACTTTTCCTCTctatttttccctttcttttgacTTTCTTTTCTTACGTCTTTATTATTCTCTCCATACTAAAAATCCATTCCAGCACTGGCAGGCATAAAGCCTTCTATACATGTTCCTCACACCTCACAGTTGTGGCTCTTCTGTACATCACTTTGGGCTGTCAGTACTTAAAACCAACATGGCAAGGCAATTTGGACTCCAATAAAATGTTTTCACTTTTCAACACAGCTGCTGTTCCAATGCTAAACCCTTTGATTTACAGTTTAAAGAATACAGATGTGAAGTCGGCCCTGAGAAAGACACTAAACTATCAAAGAAATATGTTTCAAAAAATCTTTAAGGTCTGACAAGATAGATTGCCCTTGATCTCTAAATGATTACATGACATAATAAATCTGTACAGCAATAAGAGTTGCTGGCTTTGAAGGAAATCTAGTGTCTTTATGGAAAACGTTAACTGTTAATGATAATCAATGGTGCATTACACTTTGGTAACAGCGATCTTATGCTGCCAGGGGCATGCAATCAGGTCCAGAGGATCCTATACTGCCAGGGGCATGCAATCAGGTCCAGTGGCTCCTATGCAGGCAAGTTACATGCAATCAGGTTCAGGTGATCAGGTCCAGTGTAGGTATACATAAGGCAGCATCAGATGAACAATGCAGGCTGACGCAGGGATCAGTGCAGAGAGATCAGCAAGGGCTGAGTACACAGAAATGCAGTCAGAGAGGAGCTGAGCTGGAGAcattgaaaaagaagaagaaaggaagattGGCACTTAAGGGTGGATTATTGCATATGAACTATTCAGAATCTGTGTGGAAGAACATCATTTTATTATTGTGTGGAAAGAGGACTACATTACTTATATTGATGTATTGTGTGGAAAGAGatttattttgatatttgcacAAGGATATTGTTTTGCTTTATATCAGGGGCAGCCTGTCCATTAAAGGCGCATGGGGGTCTATCGCTGCCTCCCCCTATTTAGGCGTCCACCCcagttttttgggggattttagaGGTGCCAAAGACTACACAGTGTAGTGTCACGCAGAAgcgttaatacatttttttctttcacagaaGTGGTGACGATGGAGTATTTATCATGATATGTTTAGCCAGTAGGGGCTTCCTCGGGGGATTTTTTTAGATAGTCAGAAatgaaagaggaagtaaaccctcatgcATGCCGGAACGgcacagtacaactgaagcaGCGGCACatagtgccattgcttcagttggctTAAGTGCGCATTGTGCCGCATGACGTTGGCACATGAaaatacagggatatctcctaaaccgtgcaggtttgggagatatccttgttagctacaggtaagcctatattaaggcttaacataaagttgtaaacaagggtggttacaaccactttaacttccaAAGCCGCTATACAGGGGCCTAAAGAGGAGCGATGCATATGACACAAGGGGTGCCATGCGGCCACAGTGGGTACATAAAGACCAAGAGCATAAATTGCTGATCAAGAGATAGCCAAGGGTGCCTGGTTGAAATTCTAATTATCAAAAAGCAGCCCAACAAAGGCTGGAAAGAGCTTGCAGGATAAGTTAGCACTATTGTGATCACCCTTGGATTTCCAGCGCACATCAGTTCTGTTTTTATAGTTAAATAGAGACATCCAGTTCAATCTGTTTGTGTGCATAGCTCCCAACCTGATTTGACGTGACTGTCCcttatttggaacaaagtccctctttcctcctcatttgtccctcatttttgtctgatctatagagttgtatataaaatgcactatttttttttcaataagtgtttcccagtgttaaACTTGTCCTTAAATTTcttaattgctgcatttgtacatttcaaaagcctgtataaaggaatagtaatggtaaaaaaaaaaaaaagcacttgtgagtttaactaatctttttttttctttcagggggcatggcaggggtgtgtgtcctatgcctacatacttgctAATAGGTGATCCTTGTTTTTATCTCTAAAGGTTGGgtggtatgtgtgtatgtgtatgtttgtGTTCATGGCAATGGCATTTTCACTAACCCCATGCATTGTGTTTGCTAAGAAACACATCTAAAAGTGTTTTGAATTTATCTACACATCCTGCTTTGCAAATAATACATTATTGATACTCCATTCAATTATATCATAGGTTATAAGTTCTGTTTAGTTCCCTAACATTTCAGATAAGGGTCCAAATAATCGGCAGCCCATCCATACAGGGCACCGCC is from Rana temporaria chromosome 9, aRanTem1.1, whole genome shotgun sequence and encodes:
- the LOC120914434 gene encoding olfactory receptor 146-like yields the protein MCLTNYTTLKYFIIKGITDVPELQVTMFLLVLTMYLITLIGNLTILLLICLESHLHTPMYFFLGNLSILDITSTTITLHKILVIFVSHNRIVSFIVCMIQMFIFSSFSCNSLFVLTAMSYDRYVAICKPLHYTMVMSRKVCIILAFVCWVLGFSQIIPILIYLSRFTFYKSNEINHFFCDIVPLIKLSCNDTSSLELYILINGLFLSIFPFLLTFFSYVFIILSILKIHSSTGRHKAFYTCSSHLTVVALLYITLGCQYLKPTWQGNLDSNKMFSLFNTAAVPMLNPLIYSLKNTDVKSALRKTLNYQRNMFQKIFKV